A part of Perca fluviatilis chromosome 15, GENO_Pfluv_1.0, whole genome shotgun sequence genomic DNA contains:
- the shisa9b gene encoding protein shisa-9B: MRGTELLLGYLLVKVMVCNAEGEPGQTVDDFMLVTGFNDSKEGDSGVTESPHIEDKCRGYYDVMGQWDPPFVCRTGSYLYCCGTCGFRFCCAFKSSRLDQTTCKNYDTPPWVMTGRPPKVDVSLDTAKDKTNIIVYVICGVVAIMALIGIFTKLGLEKMHRPHRENMSRALAHVIRHPASEHTDDIGLGQHYENIQTRVTVNSLHSNHINNVAQASTLITQLYPAVGHITSPYEQQTPVKDLNKYATLKAVAEKANDSFYSHRRQVIEMTSKGSLPMEAVDMEPEPSNPYSPPRQLSAKQNGHKYKSPKSHSSQLLSYSSNTAASPGRLRSWESKDMLGLRQSYGQKKLCIIEKELHTTRYMPPQPYFVTNSKTEVTV, from the exons ATGCGGGGCACTGAGCTGCTCCTCGGTTACCTTCTGGTGAAAGTTATGGTGTGCAACGCGGAGGGCGAGCCGGGTCAGACCGTCGACGACTTCATGCTGGTGACCGGGTTTAACGACTCAAAGGAAGGGGATAGCGGAGTCACGGAGAGCCCGCACATTGAGGACAAGTGCCGCGGCTACTACGACGTGATGGGCCAGTGGGATCCGCCGTTCGTGTGCAGGACGGGCAGCTACCTGTACTGCTGCGGCACCTGTGGCTTCAGGTTCTGCTGCGCGTTTAAAAGCTCCCGGCTGGACCAGACCACCTGTAAAAACTACGACACCCCGCCGTGGGTGATGACAGGAAGACCACCAAAAGTGGACGTGTCGCTGGACACCGCGAAGGATAAAACCAACATCATTGTGTATGTCATATGCGGGGTCGTGGCCATAATGGCACTGATAGGAATTTTCACCAAGCTGGGTTTGGAAAAGATGCACCGTCCGCACCGCGAAAATATGTCAAG AGCTCTTGCACATGTTATCCGCCATCCTGCCTCAGAACATACGGACGACATTGGACTTGGCCAGCACTATGAGAACATACAAACCAGAGTCACAGTTAACAGTCTCC ATAGCAACCACATAAACAACGTGGCTCAAGCATCAACTTTGATAACACAGCTTTACCCGGCTGTGGGACACATTACCAGCCCCTATGAACAACAGACGCCTGTCAAGGATCTCAACAAGTATGCCACGCTCAAGGCTGTGG CAGAGAAAGCTAATGACAGCTTCTACAGCCACCGGCGGCAAGTGATTGAGATGACATCCAAGGGCAGCCTTCCCATGGAAGCTGTGGATATGGAGCCAGAGCCGAGTAATCCTTACAGCCCACCTAGACAGCTGTCTGCAAAGCAGAATGGACACAAGTACAAAAGCCCCAAGAGCCACAGCTCCCAGCTGCTGTCCTACAGCTCCAACACTGCTGCCAGCCCGGGGCGGCTAAGATCCTGGGAGAGCAAGGACATGCTGGGACTCCGACAGAGCTATGGCCAAAAGAAACTCTGCATCATAGAGAAGGAGCTGCACACCACTCGCTACATGCCCCCACAACCATACTTTGTCACCAACAGCAAGACAGAAGTGACAGTATGA